One genomic region from Pseudomonas hormoni encodes:
- a CDS encoding CaiB/BaiF CoA transferase family protein, whose amino-acid sequence MLGPLASLKVLDFSTLLPGPFASLLLADMGAEVLRIESPTRMDLLRVLPPHDQGVSASHAYLNRNKRSLALDLKQPEALEVIKQLLQDYDIVLEQFRPGVMERLGLGYEALKAINPKLIYVSITGYGQTGPYKDRAGHDINYLALAGLASYTGRAESGPLPLGMQVADVAGGSLHGVIGLLAAVIARQQTGLGQHLDVSMTDCAFSLNAMAGAGYLACGEEPGREDQMLNGGSFYDYYRSRDGRWLSVGSLEPAFMKQLCTALGLEELAALGLSPQPAQQKKLKDALKTEFEKHDFAELCALFAELDACVEPVLSLGEAIRHPQLKAREVVTDVPRGDGTSQAQMACPLKFSDGLPEPRHIGAELGQHTDQVLRELGFDAERIAGLRRAKVIL is encoded by the coding sequence ATGCTCGGCCCATTGGCATCACTCAAGGTTCTGGATTTCTCGACACTGCTGCCGGGGCCGTTCGCCTCGCTGTTACTGGCCGACATGGGCGCCGAGGTGTTGCGCATCGAGTCGCCGACCCGCATGGACCTGTTGCGCGTGCTACCGCCCCATGACCAGGGTGTGTCGGCCAGCCACGCCTACCTCAATCGCAACAAACGCAGCCTCGCGCTGGACCTCAAGCAGCCCGAGGCGCTGGAAGTCATCAAGCAGTTGCTGCAGGACTACGACATTGTCCTTGAACAGTTCCGCCCCGGTGTAATGGAACGCCTTGGCCTGGGGTATGAAGCGTTGAAGGCGATCAACCCGAAGCTGATCTATGTGTCGATCACCGGTTACGGCCAGACCGGCCCCTACAAGGACCGCGCCGGCCACGACATCAATTACCTGGCGTTGGCGGGACTGGCGAGCTACACCGGCCGCGCCGAGAGTGGGCCGTTGCCCTTGGGCATGCAAGTGGCGGATGTCGCCGGTGGCTCGTTGCACGGAGTGATAGGGCTGCTGGCAGCGGTGATCGCCCGGCAGCAAACCGGGTTGGGGCAGCATCTGGATGTGAGCATGACCGACTGCGCGTTCAGCCTGAACGCCATGGCCGGTGCGGGTTATCTGGCCTGCGGCGAGGAACCGGGCAGGGAAGACCAGATGCTCAATGGCGGCAGCTTTTACGATTATTATCGTTCGCGGGATGGCCGCTGGTTATCGGTGGGCAGTCTGGAGCCGGCCTTCATGAAGCAACTGTGCACGGCGCTGGGGCTGGAGGAGCTGGCGGCGCTGGGCTTGTCGCCTCAACCTGCCCAGCAAAAGAAGCTCAAGGACGCGCTGAAGACCGAATTCGAGAAGCATGACTTTGCCGAGTTGTGTGCGCTGTTTGCCGAATTGGATGCGTGTGTTGAGCCGGTGTTGAGTTTGGGGGAGGCGATTCGGCATCCGCAGTTGAAGGCTCGGGAAGTGGTGACCGATGTGCCGCGGGGGGACGGGACGAGTCAGGCACAGATGGCGTGTCCGTTGAAGTTTTCGGACGGGTTGCCCGAGCCTCGGCATATTGGTGCGGAGCTGGGGCAGCATACGGATCAAGTGTTGAGGGAGTTGGGGTTTGATGCTGAGCGGATTGCCGGGTTGCGGCGTGCCAAGGTGATTCTCTAG
- a CDS encoding SprT family zinc-dependent metalloprotease — protein sequence MPEQLNTRVEDCYQQAESFFKRTFKRPVVSLKLRGQKAGVAHLHENLLRFNPQLYRENTEDFLKQTVAHEVAHLIAHQLFGDRIQPHGEEWQLIMRGVYELPPNRCHTYDVKRRSVTRYIYRCPCAGSDFPFSAQRHSLVRQGRRYLCRRCRSTLVFSGEMRVE from the coding sequence ATGCCCGAGCAACTCAATACCCGCGTCGAAGACTGTTACCAACAAGCCGAATCCTTTTTCAAACGAACCTTCAAACGCCCCGTGGTGAGCCTCAAGCTGCGCGGGCAAAAAGCCGGTGTCGCGCATCTTCACGAGAACCTGTTGCGCTTCAATCCGCAGTTGTACCGGGAAAACACCGAAGACTTCCTCAAACAGACCGTGGCCCATGAAGTGGCGCACCTGATTGCTCATCAGCTGTTTGGCGATCGTATTCAGCCCCACGGTGAAGAGTGGCAATTGATCATGCGCGGCGTGTATGAATTGCCGCCCAATCGTTGCCATACCTATGACGTCAAGCGTCGCAGCGTGACCCGCTATATCTACAGGTGCCCGTGCGCCGGCAGCGATTTCCCGTTTTCGGCGCAGCGACACAGCCTGGTGCGGCAGGGGCGGCGGTATTTGTGTCGCAGATGCCGGAGCACGTTGGTGTTCAGTGGGGAGATGCGGGTCGAATAG
- a CDS encoding Yip1 family protein, translated as MIHHVVGLFTHPDQEWKEIRGDQEESISHMYLTHTLILAAIPAVSAFIGTTQVGWVIGNRAPVMLTTESALWMTIMSYLAMLGGVAVMGAFIHWMARTYDANPSLARCVAFATYTATPLFIGGLAALYPHMWLGMIVGTAAICYTVYLLYVGLPTFMNIPSDEGFLFSSSVLAVGLVVLVAIMAFTVIVWGLGVGPVYTN; from the coding sequence ATGATCCATCACGTAGTGGGGCTCTTCACCCACCCCGACCAGGAATGGAAAGAAATCCGTGGCGACCAAGAGGAAAGCATCAGCCACATGTACCTGACCCACACGTTGATTCTGGCGGCGATCCCCGCCGTGTCGGCGTTTATCGGCACCACACAGGTCGGCTGGGTCATCGGCAATCGAGCGCCGGTGATGTTGACGACAGAGAGTGCGCTATGGATGACGATCATGTCGTACCTGGCGATGCTCGGCGGCGTTGCAGTGATGGGCGCGTTCATCCACTGGATGGCTCGCACCTATGACGCCAATCCGAGCCTGGCCCGTTGCGTTGCGTTTGCGACCTATACCGCGACCCCGCTGTTCATTGGCGGCCTCGCGGCGCTGTACCCACACATGTGGCTGGGGATGATCGTCGGGACGGCGGCCATCTGCTACACGGTGTATCTACTGTATGTGGGGTTACCCACTTTCATGAACATTCCATCAGACGAGGGATTTCTGTTTTCAAGTTCGGTGCTCGCCGTAGGGCTGGTAGTGCTGGTGGCCATTATGGCGTTCACGGTTATTGTCTGGGGACTCGGCGTGGGGCCGGTCTATACGAACTAG